From the genome of Proteus vulgaris, one region includes:
- a CDS encoding YebB family permuted papain-like enzyme, whose protein sequence is MIKLDYPQELEVGDIVFTCIGTSLFRQISSASLCWSNHVGIIVGHNGEDYLVAESRVPLSTTTTLTRFINRSSGKRYAIRRLSTQLSDEQKNALIAQVPERLNKLYHTGFKYDSSRQFCSKFVFDIYKSALSIRVGEIETFQELLSKNPNAKLKFWKLWFIGQIPWERTTVTPASLWQHPHLSLIYRSHESIN, encoded by the coding sequence ATGATAAAACTTGATTATCCACAAGAATTAGAAGTTGGTGATATCGTATTTACATGTATTGGTACCTCTTTATTTCGTCAAATTTCCTCCGCTTCTTTATGCTGGAGTAATCATGTTGGCATTATTGTTGGCCATAATGGTGAAGATTATTTAGTGGCAGAAAGCCGTGTTCCACTATCAACAACAACGACATTAACTCGCTTTATTAATCGTTCATCAGGTAAACGCTATGCAATACGCCGTTTATCAACACAATTATCAGATGAACAAAAAAATGCACTTATCGCACAAGTCCCTGAAAGATTAAATAAGCTTTACCACACAGGATTTAAATACGATTCTTCCCGGCAATTTTGCTCTAAATTTGTTTTCGATATTTATAAATCAGCACTTTCTATTCGTGTAGGTGAAATCGAAACCTTCCAAGAGTTATTAAGTAAAAATCCCAATGCTAAATTAAAATTCTGGAAATTATGGTTTATTGGGCAAATCCCGTGGGAAAGAACGACCGTCACTCCAGCAAGTTTATGGCAACATCCTCATTTATCTTTAATTTATCGTAGTCATGAAAGTATTAATTAA
- a CDS encoding Dyp-type peroxidase, giving the protein MKYQDVTKSPCENAYFLVFNLTHSPENREILIDFCNNFSGLIRSMRTRFPELETSCVMGFGANAWTTLFPNQAKPKELNTFKEIKGDTYTAVSTSGDLFFHIRALKVSACYELASIISQKLKNIVTPVDEVHGFRYFDGRSIIGFVDGTENPEYEDERASYAVIGDEDPEFTGGSYAFVQKYIHDMEAWEKQPLIEQEKVIGRHKFNDVELTDEEKEPGSHNVVTNIQDENGDDLKIVRANMPFSNPSKNEYGTYFIGYARYFSTTHRMLENMFAGTPEGHTDKLLKFSTPVTGTLFFVPSPEFMDDLA; this is encoded by the coding sequence ATGAAATACCAAGATGTTACGAAATCACCCTGTGAGAATGCTTATTTTTTAGTTTTTAACCTCACCCACTCACCTGAAAATCGCGAAATTCTGATCGATTTTTGTAATAATTTTTCTGGCCTAATACGTAGTATGAGGACACGTTTTCCTGAATTGGAAACAAGCTGTGTAATGGGATTCGGTGCAAATGCATGGACAACATTATTCCCCAATCAAGCAAAACCCAAAGAACTAAATACCTTTAAAGAAATCAAAGGTGATACTTATACTGCGGTTTCTACTTCTGGCGATCTCTTTTTCCATATTCGTGCTCTCAAAGTTTCTGCTTGTTACGAATTAGCCTCTATCATCAGCCAAAAGCTAAAGAATATTGTTACACCTGTCGATGAAGTACATGGATTTAGATATTTTGATGGGCGTTCTATTATTGGTTTTGTCGATGGAACTGAAAATCCTGAATATGAAGATGAGCGTGCTTCTTATGCCGTTATTGGTGATGAAGATCCTGAATTTACAGGAGGTAGTTACGCCTTTGTACAAAAATATATTCATGATATGGAAGCATGGGAAAAACAGCCTCTTATCGAACAAGAAAAAGTCATTGGTAGACATAAGTTCAACGATGTTGAATTAACCGATGAAGAGAAAGAGCCCGGTTCTCATAATGTTGTCACTAATATTCAAGATGAAAACGGTGATGATTTGAAAATTGTCAGAGCCAATATGCCTTTTTCCAATCCATCAAAGAATGAATATGGTACTTATTTTATTGGTTATGCACGTTATTTTTCAACAACCCATCGTATGTTAGAAAATATGTTTGCAGGCACACCTGAAGGTCATACTGATAAATTACTTAAATTCAGTACCCCTGTAACAGGCACATTATTCTTTGTTCCATCACCCGAGTTTATGGATGATCTAGCGTAA
- a CDS encoding LysR family transcriptional regulator: MNLSQLDAFLLLANGFNVTETAERLFCTQPSVSIKIRKLEEELQTTLFERINNRLYLTPQGKVYQQYATQIINLVKSSSEHMRQFDDPSKGEIKFGASHFVGVYLLPQIMAQFREQYPDVKLSMDISSSTQLIHKLDTQELEFLIMSDHIYLDPTEYHLDTFLIDPLVLICSPTHWLAKKKRCRFSDIESEVFLIKPEHSATRDFLLDRIKENNTEIKNIMEINSLEGIKQGVIHGLGISVLSRLSILQELKSGLLCEISFDDIQFSRGIRYFHHKEKYISPATKNFLSVLQSQAQILTKDINK, translated from the coding sequence ATGAATTTAAGCCAATTAGATGCCTTTCTATTACTTGCTAACGGTTTTAATGTGACAGAAACCGCAGAGCGCCTATTTTGCACTCAGCCCAGTGTCAGTATAAAAATTCGAAAATTGGAAGAGGAGTTACAAACAACATTGTTCGAAAGGATCAACAATCGGCTTTATTTAACGCCTCAAGGTAAGGTATATCAACAATACGCAACCCAGATTATTAATTTAGTAAAATCCTCTTCTGAGCATATGCGACAATTTGATGATCCCTCTAAAGGTGAAATTAAGTTTGGCGCTAGCCATTTTGTTGGTGTTTACCTATTACCACAAATTATGGCGCAATTTAGAGAACAGTATCCTGACGTAAAACTCAGCATGGATATTTCCAGTTCGACACAACTTATCCATAAACTTGATACCCAAGAATTAGAGTTTTTAATCATGTCAGATCATATCTATTTAGATCCGACTGAATATCATCTTGATACTTTCCTTATCGATCCCCTCGTGCTTATCTGTTCTCCAACACATTGGTTAGCCAAAAAGAAACGTTGCAGATTTTCTGATATTGAATCTGAAGTTTTTCTGATCAAGCCAGAGCACTCTGCCACTCGTGATTTTTTATTAGACAGGATCAAAGAAAATAATACAGAGATCAAAAATATAATGGAAATAAATAGCTTAGAGGGGATCAAGCAAGGTGTTATTCATGGATTAGGAATTTCTGTTTTATCTCGCTTATCTATTTTACAAGAATTAAAATCAGGCCTTTTATGTGAGATTTCTTTTGATGATATTCAATTTAGCCGAGGCATTCGTTACTTTCATCATAAAGAAAAGTATATCTCTCCTGCTACTAAGAATTTTTTATCCGTTTTACAATCTCAAGCTCAGATTTTAACTAAAGATATCAATAAGTAA
- a CDS encoding PD-(D/E)XK nuclease family protein, whose product MTVFDKQGDFCDGSVKNKYLTIINLARNTVLKHDELEDNLLCSTNLVDVLNINENKHSIILKKILNNKKGNEYKFIPSFLKRVLKKEIIFNYKELKIKTEKNRVDISIEDGFYAIIIESKVCNAPDQERQLERYIEKFISDGYQEENIFVLYLTGYKKEDYLPESLGKYKESNKVYFKLSSFECEILMWLEKDVYPQINKTDKNNKVFDSFVYQYKDSLEIKFLNKYEKEKNKMNDEINDYILNAINVSDNYIDDGIDEIKKIINDTESLRKNLNTLLIREIERVFTLWGNKIKNDYPQLEFSDDNCEINEKYVGVLIDYNKNKFSVAIEKDSSNIYIGVKVHSYKEPGLNEKIVKLLNNVFDTSYKIGVNYWYGWKYIDDYGQVYSNFELLLNKINQEIELLSENKK is encoded by the coding sequence TGACTGTTTTTGATAAACAGGGAGATTTTTGTGATGGATCAGTAAAAAACAAATACTTAACCATCATAAATTTAGCAAGAAATACGGTTTTAAAACATGATGAATTAGAAGATAATCTTTTATGCTCTACTAATTTAGTCGATGTTCTTAATATTAATGAAAATAAGCATAGTATTATTTTAAAGAAAATATTAAATAATAAAAAAGGTAATGAGTATAAATTTATCCCTTCTTTTTTAAAACGGGTTTTAAAGAAAGAAATTATCTTTAATTATAAAGAACTAAAAATTAAAACAGAAAAGAATCGAGTTGATATTAGTATTGAAGATGGATTTTATGCAATCATAATAGAAAGTAAAGTTTGTAATGCGCCAGATCAAGAACGACAATTAGAAAGATATATTGAAAAATTTATCTCTGATGGGTATCAAGAAGAGAATATTTTTGTTTTGTATTTAACGGGATATAAGAAAGAAGATTACCTGCCTGAGAGTCTTGGTAAGTATAAAGAGAGTAATAAGGTTTATTTTAAACTTTCTTCATTTGAATGTGAAATATTAATGTGGTTAGAAAAAGATGTTTACCCTCAGATAAATAAAACTGATAAAAATAATAAAGTTTTTGATTCTTTTGTGTATCAATATAAAGATAGCTTGGAAATTAAATTTCTAAATAAATATGAAAAAGAAAAAAATAAAATGAATGATGAAATAAATGACTATATTCTTAATGCAATAAATGTATCTGATAATTACATTGATGACGGAATTGATGAAATAAAAAAGATCATTAATGATACAGAATCATTAAGAAAAAACTTAAATACTCTCTTAATTAGAGAAATAGAAAGAGTTTTTACTTTATGGGGAAATAAAATAAAAAATGATTATCCTCAGTTAGAATTTTCAGATGACAACTGTGAGATAAATGAAAAGTATGTTGGTGTTTTAATCGATTATAATAAAAATAAATTTTCTGTTGCTATCGAAAAAGATAGTTCGAATATTTATATTGGTGTGAAAGTTCATTCTTATAAAGAACCAGGACTTAATGAAAAAATTGTTAAACTATTAAATAACGTATTTGATACCTCTTATAAAATAGGAGTAAATTATTGGTATGGATGGAAATATATCGATGATTATGGGCAGGTTTACTCTAATTTTGAATTGTTATTGAACAAGATAAACCAAGAAATAGAACTGCTATCTGAGAATAAAAAGTAG
- a CDS encoding VanW family protein translates to MRKTLSSYHPILYTLRVAQRRLFRSLSWRFSGRKYSRDIQPKQRLLYRYLKHTSKLISRRGESDIQLQYNKITNLKLVETALDGVIIHPGEYFSFCYLVGKPSYKRGFIDGMQLSYGEARKGVGGGICQASNLIHWLALHSELKVIEKANHSFDPFPDEGRVLPFGSGAAIFYNYVDLVLYNPTPYDYQIKLHVAEHQLEGELLCSEAREYRYHIYEKSSAFIKKGEHVYRCNEIWRDIYTKNNVGAFPKLLKSELLYKNSVVVKYDISDEQLD, encoded by the coding sequence ATGCGTAAAACACTCTCATCCTATCACCCTATTCTTTATACTTTGAGAGTGGCACAACGTCGTTTATTTCGTTCGCTAAGCTGGCGATTTTCAGGCCGGAAATACAGTAGAGACATTCAACCAAAACAACGACTTTTATACCGTTATCTGAAACATACATCTAAATTAATTAGTCGCCGTGGCGAAAGTGATATTCAATTACAATACAATAAAATAACAAATCTTAAATTAGTTGAAACAGCACTTGATGGCGTCATTATCCATCCTGGTGAGTATTTCTCTTTTTGCTATCTAGTTGGAAAACCTAGTTATAAACGAGGTTTTATTGACGGCATGCAACTTTCTTACGGTGAAGCTAGAAAAGGTGTCGGCGGCGGAATTTGTCAGGCAAGTAATTTAATTCATTGGCTAGCACTACATTCTGAATTAAAGGTGATTGAAAAAGCTAATCATAGTTTTGATCCTTTTCCTGATGAGGGAAGAGTTCTTCCTTTTGGATCTGGCGCTGCTATTTTCTATAATTATGTGGATTTAGTTTTATATAATCCAACACCTTATGATTATCAAATTAAATTACATGTAGCAGAGCATCAATTAGAAGGAGAATTGCTCTGTAGCGAAGCGAGGGAGTATCGCTATCATATCTACGAAAAATCCTCTGCGTTTATCAAAAAAGGAGAGCATGTGTATCGCTGCAATGAAATTTGGCGAGATATTTATACTAAAAATAATGTAGGTGCTTTCCCTAAATTACTGAAATCTGAATTACTTTATAAAAATAGTGTTGTCGTAAAATATGATATTTCAGATGAACAATTGGATTAA
- a CDS encoding SLC13 family permease — protein MEKTAKRDDIAKPAPSSPKQNGNKITLKTIGIPLALLVLLVLFFMPTPDGLSIEGQKAIAIFCAALILWVCGSLPIYLTSMLVIVLLPITGTVAKEKVVFGTLGYDVIWLMVSAFVLTSAMIKSNIARRFALWMITNFGQTPKKALFVLILINFCLVFFVPSTTARATLMVPICMILLEIHKAIPGKSNYGKLMMLQGVQADALATSGVMTGTAANIIAVGFINSQAGGSIGYMDWLIASFPLAIVGMTISFFIGLKLFSFKGEVDFEGSLGKLKQERSQLGALTKNEKKAMYIFLMAVFLWATESYHQDMFGFKISVYMTAVIAAILCLMPRIGLLTWNEANIKWDLMIFAAGAYAAGNTLESTEGAQWLIGKMVYGLGLENMSTTMVYIVVVFICMYSHLIFTSKTVKTTILIPAIIALAKTLGMDPVTLALAASFTLTYTITLPPHSKVNTIYFSSGYFSVLEQMKYGLITCFVGASVISIAIFTWFQILGYGL, from the coding sequence ATGGAAAAGACTGCGAAGCGAGATGATATCGCTAAACCAGCGCCATCATCACCAAAACAAAACGGTAATAAAATAACGTTAAAAACAATAGGAATACCTTTAGCTCTATTAGTATTGCTAGTTCTATTTTTTATGCCAACGCCAGATGGATTAAGTATTGAAGGGCAAAAAGCGATTGCTATTTTTTGCGCAGCGTTAATTTTATGGGTTTGTGGTTCTTTGCCTATTTATTTAACCTCGATGCTAGTCATTGTGTTATTACCAATAACAGGCACTGTAGCAAAAGAGAAAGTTGTTTTTGGGACGTTAGGTTATGACGTTATATGGTTGATGGTTTCAGCTTTTGTTTTAACTTCAGCGATGATCAAATCGAATATCGCCAGACGCTTTGCTTTATGGATGATCACAAACTTTGGTCAGACACCCAAAAAAGCATTATTTGTCCTGATATTAATTAACTTCTGTTTAGTTTTCTTTGTACCTTCAACAACAGCACGTGCGACATTAATGGTGCCGATTTGTATGATCTTATTAGAGATACATAAGGCGATCCCTGGAAAAAGCAATTACGGGAAATTAATGATGTTGCAAGGGGTACAGGCTGACGCTTTAGCAACATCCGGTGTTATGACAGGAACTGCTGCCAATATTATTGCGGTTGGATTTATTAATTCACAAGCAGGTGGTTCTATTGGTTATATGGATTGGCTAATTGCCTCTTTCCCATTGGCAATTGTTGGTATGACTATCTCCTTTTTTATTGGATTAAAATTATTTTCCTTCAAAGGAGAGGTGGATTTCGAAGGTTCACTGGGAAAATTAAAACAAGAACGCTCTCAGCTTGGTGCGCTTACTAAGAATGAGAAAAAAGCCATGTATATCTTTTTAATGGCAGTGTTCTTATGGGCAACCGAAAGCTATCACCAAGATATGTTTGGCTTCAAGATTAGCGTTTATATGACCGCTGTTATTGCTGCCATTCTTTGCCTGATGCCTCGTATTGGCTTATTAACGTGGAATGAAGCCAATATCAAATGGGATCTAATGATATTTGCAGCAGGTGCTTATGCGGCTGGTAACACCTTAGAATCTACAGAAGGCGCACAATGGCTAATTGGTAAAATGGTTTATGGGCTTGGGCTAGAAAATATGAGCACTACAATGGTTTATATTGTGGTTGTCTTTATCTGCATGTATAGCCATTTAATTTTTACCAGTAAAACAGTAAAAACAACCATCTTAATTCCAGCCATTATTGCACTTGCTAAAACATTGGGCATGGATCCGGTTACATTGGCATTAGCTGCGTCATTTACACTGACTTATACCATTACCTTACCACCACATTCGAAAGTAAATACTATCTATTTCTCAAGCGGCTACTTTAGTGTGTTAGAGCAAATGAAATATGGATTAATTACTTGTTTTGTTGGGGCATCGGTAATTTCTATTGCGATATTTACTTGGTTCCAAATTCTTGGATATGGTCTTTAA